From Solanum lycopersicum chromosome 4, SLM_r2.1:
TTAATCACTTGTTAATATTGACTTAAAATATAGATTCGTTAGTCCTTTCCATAAgtcaattaattcaaaatttagtggttttattaatgaaattattttaatgagTTAAACTATATATTTCGATTTAATAATAagttatgattttaaaataatgaataaatgagCAAGAGGACAACTTTTATAGTGATTGCATGTAAATTTCAAAATggtcaattataaaaataaattatgataaactctaatgataaataaaaataaattatgataaaaaaaaaagtccaaaCTCGATACATataatttaacatttaaatttatctccgattttgttttttttttctttctggtaattaaattttatttctacttgacacttgaattaatttttttttttttgagatctattTTACTGTTAAGTAATAGATCAAGCTACATGCATCTACTCTATATGTCAAACAAAACGTTCATATATTTGGAATTTTCCCATTTTAAAATCTTGGTCAACGATTTTATAAAGTttaatagaattaaaaaaaaacaagttaaaAAGGACAAAAACCATAAGGGGACTACTTTTAATCTCGACATGtacaaacttaaaaaatttcaatttcaaacatagattattatttttttttaaaaaaaaaacaagtgttTTCGAGAAAAAGAAACtatttggaaaaaattaaatcagaaaaaaagaagataaaaactGCACCATTCTATATTTGCGATAAAACTACATTTGAtcgataaaattttaattttctttttatattattatcgtcgttgatataattttttcattttcagagAGAGAATTTGATGAGGCTCTTAACAAGCCCAACCCAATTCCACAGGGGCCTCATATGCACAATAAAGCAAAAAGCTTGAAAAATTAGTAGTATTTATATATTGCTTAATCTTACAAACACAATATTGATCttacatttttatataaaaaagtaaaataatttactcaaaatattcttcaaatcaTTATGGTATTCATTCTGATTGATTTTTGCCATGAACTTTTTTAGCAAAGCCAGAATCATTTTGATGTTCACTTCATTCGATAAATTACCTAACAAAATTAAACTTTAGTCCATCATGTCATCTTTCGAAATCAAAGCCTTCTAAAAAGAACTcattaagaaaaagagaaacttCTACATATAGCCACTCCAAAATAGCTTAATTACTCTTCATAACTATAGATggataattaaaatttgtagcTACATTTTATAGGGAGGATAGAGGCGAGAGAGACTGGGAGAGAAGaatgggagagaggtgaattatatatgtatatcagttagataattgtatattacacATATGTATTCATATAAGAGATattgggagaaggaggaggGAGGCGAGCGaaagagggcagagagtgggataAAGGtgaaatgtataatgtatatcagttagataattgtatattatatatatgcatttgtatatatggcaagcaagattgggagagggagcgGAGAaacgagcgagattgggagagaaaGGAGAGAAGTGAtcgagagggaggagagaggcgaacgAGAGAGGAAGAAGAGTGAGAAAGaggtaaattgtatatgtatatcggtttgATAATTGTagattatacatatgtattcgTATATATGACAAGAGATTTTGggtgagagaggagagaggcaaacGAGATTGAGAGAAAGGTGAACGAGAGAGGGCAGAAAGTGAGAGAGttgtgaattatatatgtatatcggttagataattgtatatcatacatatgcatttgtatatatggcaagcgagattggaagagggaagagaaaggcgagcgagattttgggagaaggagaagagatatgaattgtttatgtatatcaaataaataattgtatataatacatGTGTATTTGCATATCCTGaccaattatatatatacaaatgtgactaagtatacaaactcgaagtcagcctacataattaatgtataatattagtCGTAAGTAATAAGTAtatcaaactatagttataataaataattatttaatataaatttaattaaccGCATAATTTTTCCCTTAAAAAAACTCCGTTGATGACCACTGTCCCCCCTCAGCCCATCCCAATTTCAGAGAGGCCCTCATTTTTTATTGgattcaaaaactaaaaagcCCAAATTTGATCTTCTCTAGAAAGTTTCAGGCTTTCAACAATTCTTTGCTTATTGGTTAACAATGGctttaatcaagaaaataagcAAATACTATAAAAAGCAGAACAAATATCAATGGCGTTAATAGCATCATCGAATTTATTCCGTCGGAAATTGCCCATAGTGGGGGCTTTTTGTGTTCTTACTTTTGGTCTTTCTAATCTCTCTGTCCCTTTTACTAATACAGGTTTTGCTCATTCACTTTCCTTTGCCCCTCTTTTGCGGTAATTTTTCATTTCTCTTGTGATTTCTCATCAGAATTTTGAGATTGGTTTGTGGGGttttagagaaaaataataTCTGGGGTTGGTTTTGTTTTGACATTTTCAGGTCGAAATTAGGTGGTGAAAGACGAAGTACAAGTGTTAGTAGAATAAGAATGGAAGCTAGCAGCAAGATTGTTCCAAGCATTGTTGTTTATGTCACTGTTCCTAACAAAGAATTGGGTTtgttttatctctcttttttgtAGGTTTGGcatttgattttattatctctggatgattgttttttttgtgaatttttcaGTGAAATTGTAATCTTGTTGAGGGTCCTAGCTGAATTATGATCTCTGTTTGGACTGTTGAGTTTTGTTTGCACTTGAACTTGATTCATGGTGATCGCTTAGTCTGGGGATCACATATATGTTTTTTCCTTTGCTGGTTCTCTCTGGTTTGCTTTTAGTGTATTCTTAGATAGAATATTTTGAAGGATAGTTAGGGTGTGTTCGGTAATAAGTgaatttcttacttattttcttgTGTTCGGTATGTAAGCAAAAAGTATTATCCTAAAAGCATTTGTATATGATCTAAGAGAGTGGTGAAGGTGAGGTCCGATGGAGGGTGGGAGGACACGATCAATGTGGAATACTACTTGTGGAACTTGTTTTCCATACTTTTATTagggaagtcatttttcttatttttaaggAAACTAGTTTCCCAgagaaaatgttttcaaatattttgaccACCCGAACGTGGAAAACTGAAAAATTATTGAACACACCCTTAGAGTAACTTCTTTGGATCCAAGCTCTTTAAATTTGTGAATGTCAGTCATTATCTGAACAAAAAAGGGGAGAATCTGCACTATTCTATTCGGCTTGTATGGAAGTGCCAATAGTCTGaagcaatatttattttctttccgAGTGTACTAATTTAAACATGTTATGTAAAGATGGTTTCAGTATAATTTTCCACAAATATTTGATGAATCTTTTTGATTACTTTTATATAATCTCTGTGATTTCTGATGCTATTGATGGAACTTTAGCATCATGATCTTGGATTCTGACGAATTTGCAGGTAAGAAACTGGCAGGAAGCATAGTCAAGGAGAAACTTGCAGCATGTGTTAATCGAGTACCAGGCGAGCACAACTCCTTATCAATTCTCTAACTAGACAAAGTAACCTTCATGTTTTTGTCTTGCACTGAACGAATGATCCATCTCTGAAAGTATCTTTACCATCATTTGCATGTTTAGACCTCAGGAATTCAACTTCAGTTCAACATTTTGCTAATACTGATGTTCTTGGGAAAGTGTGGTTCTCTCTTGTTGTCGtaaattgaattagaagagTGCTAATTTCACATCATTTTCTACTAAACACTTTGCGCTTGAACTTAATTGATTCCTTCAAATGTACGTAACCATTAACTTTTTAAGTATTTTGATTCTTTATCACTTGCATGAAGCAATTTGCATATACAACTCGAATATATTGCCGTTTCTCTTGTTTACTGCCTGTACTGTTGCGTGCTTTTGACTATACTCTGTTCCAGTGTTTGAACCTTATTGAGATCCTGGAAGAATTTTTGGGGTTTGAAGGGATATAAACTGTAGGTTTTGGTAATTGGTACTGATTTCTATAAACCGGCTCTATCCAGGGGCATCTGCACAGTTAtgtattttgtaaaagaaaGGCGTATCAACTAGCTTTTTGTTTGTTTCTGTTTGTGACACTGCTTCAATATTTACTAACCTATGTCTGGCAAAACACCCCAAAGTGCATTTTAACCGTGTATGTCTCCCTCAGCATTCCCTTACATATATAGGAGTCTTCTTGGTTGCGGAGTTACTCAAATTGAAGCTAAAATTATTAGATTAGTTGGTCTCCTCAGAAGTCTTGTTCTCCAAGTTAACATGTTACAGTTATGACTAGTACATCAAGAAGCTTGTGGATGTATAAGTGAATTGATATGCTGTGTTTGCAGGTGTAGAATCCGTTTACGAGTGGCAAGGAGAGGTAAGTCAGTGGCAGGAGTTTCACTAGAAGggtttaaaatatgaaaaagtaaaaaacacaCAAACAAGTCAAAGGGgattcaacatctactatatatacataaaaaaataatctatcaTGTATAAACAGCATAATTTTCCGTTCAAAGAGGTTTGGATGAACCTAATTGGCTCTGCCCCCGTACACTATATGTGTCGGTGTTGTTTTCTAAGAGTAATTttgctttttgtttttttttgttaacagATACAGACCGATTCTGAAGAGCTGCTTATAATCAAGACCAGGGAATCCCTTTTAGAAGCTCTTACGGAGCACGTGAAGGCCAACCATGAATATGAGTAAGTCCTTGCatctttgctttttttttttttttcttcttccaattATAAGACATCAAGTTGCTTCTAAGTTTTTAACTTGTCATTTAATATTCGACCATCTTATTTTCTGCAAAAGTTAGACAAACCTGGCATAGATCATCCTTTTGAAATCTGTTTCCAATGTTAAAAGTGGTTTTAGGAGGAAGACAGATTTTTCGTGAATAGTTATGTGTTTGTGATGAGAATGATCCCACATTCAGACCGCAATAATCCCACTTCACTTTCTACCAGTCCGTGAGCCTGTGGTTTCTAAACATTCATGCTTGGTCTTATGCGTGAAAAGAGTGCATGGATTATTTTGATCCTTGTCTTGGTTGTTTTTTGCAGTGTTCCTGAAGTGATTGCCATTCCCATAGTTGGTGGCAGTCCACAGTACCTAGAATGGCTCAAGAACAGCACAAGGGATGAATGATTTAGACCAAGACAAGCTTGTTCAACCTTGAGCCTGTAACTTAGTAAGAGTCGAACACAAACGTCTATGTTATTTGGTATTTTCAAAGTACTTGTTACTTAAACGGTGTTGTTAGTCTTGACTCTTGATCTGAGGTCTATAATCTATCCCTAAATAGTATATCTTTATCTTACATTCATGGGTGATTCTGGGCATTGTCCTTTGTATACATGGTGACAGAATGAAACCTTCAAAAAAGTTGTACCCTTGCTTTCGAGTGGATTATGATTGAATAACTAATATTCAGGAGTTTGCATCTATGTTGAATTAACATATTCATGAGACTTCTGGACAAAATTATTAAGTCGAAATGAGAAATAAGATTTGTTGAAGTTTGATAGTAATTTAATACTAAAATTCAGATTGTAATTTAATACTACAATTCACCATTCTCAATTGGGTGAGCCATCAACAGTTTACAATAGCACCATTCACAAAAGATTTGTATCCCATTTTCATGATACCTTTTGAAACATCATTCTCAAAGACACAAGCAttaatttaagttttttctAATACACAGTACTAGGGTTCCATTGCAATAAGAGATAAATAATCTAACAACTAGATTTCCAAGTACCAAACCACCACAAGTCAAATTATCAAACATAACATAGGTCAACCCGAAGCTGTCTTTTTTCTTATACAATAAGTCAGCACAACAAAGCAAACAACATTTATAGCCCATTCCTAAATAGAGACCATGCCAATCAAGATTCATCCAACTGATCCTGCATTAAGCACATGACAACAATTAAAGAAAGATTCATAAGTAATAACATCAAGTTTCAGAGCAAGTACGTCTGTGCAACCTTCAACAGAAGCACCTACCTGAGCATCTGAGGT
This genomic window contains:
- the LOC101249071 gene encoding protein CutA, chloroplastic, encoding MALIASSNLFRRKLPIVGAFCVLTFGLSNLSVPFTNTGFAHSLSFAPLLRSKLGGERRSTSVSRIRMEASSKIVPSIVVYVTVPNKELGKKLAGSIVKEKLAACVNRVPGVESVYEWQGEIQTDSEELLIIKTRESLLEALTEHVKANHEYDVPEVIAIPIVGGSPQYLEWLKNSTRDE